CATTAAAAGCATTATGTTCCATGTCCTTCATTTTTATGCTTATTCTTCTTTAATCCTCCAAGCCTATTTTGTTGTTGATTAGGTAGGCAATCCTACTAATATGTGTTCTACTACTagcttttatttgttttttaattataGTCTTATTCTTGCGATACAAGAATGACATTTATTGCTCGATCAAGCATAGAAATGGACATGGTGGTCATTCAGTTTTTTTTTCAACTGAATCAATTGTGATATTAGAAGTGCTATTTAAATTATTCATAATGATACTTTTTATAATCACACCAAACACATCGAAAATGATTGTAAATTTGTTCCACAATAACTTTTTGTTGGTGTTATTTGCCTAATCTCTATTGGAATTTTAGATTAGACCGATCACCGATGATATCTTCACAAAATTTTATTCTAATCCTCCTactaaatttcaaaatttagtGTTCAAATTTAAGATAATTTCGTTAATTTTTACCAAAGATTAAGAGGGTTTAGGGTCtaaaaaagaataatagaactattagaatattattatatttattagcaTAATATTTTcgttaataatataatattatgtatttattattttgattattctctGATTTATTTATCATCCACACATGGGCTATActttatacatattttttgatacaataaaaatatatagacccctttttctaatatttttcttggtttctaacgtatttattgttaaaatatgaaagaaatttaatattttgtaaATACAAAACTATTTATGTGCATATTTTTACTTAATTGTTTAATATATTGAACCAGATACTACACcatgatattaaaattttaagtctaAAATTTGATCGTTATtatctgattttttttaaatacttaCTACTTCAAAGCATTCTAAAAACAAGTCTGTAATTTACAGGAACAtgttaaatacaaaattattttttacctctttttaacaaattaaacttttttGAGAAATAATTTCAATCTAAATAATAATCCcttgaacaagaaaagagaaaccaaaaattaatttcttttaacaTGAAATGAAAACAAAATGTGTCGCcacaaaagtataaaattttGTACTAAAATTCAGGaatttaaaaagttaattattttgtattttaaagatatattttaatagtataaaacaaaaacttgaaatttttaatatatttattatattaaaaaataagttttgcaaattttttgttataattttaaaatatgttattaAAACAGATAATAGTGGGaccttaaaaataaataaaagaataaaatcacgtaaaaaatatgtataaaataGACAAAGGCAACGTGTAGCAAAAAATCTAATAATCTATGCACCAAAAGTAGAAAGTGGGCTccaatttgtgtttttttttttttcttttttgtctaGAAGTGAGCTACGTTCTATTGCTACTATAAATATGGAACCTTCTTCTCAACAACAAAAGCACTCACTAGTCCCTCCAAAACTCAGCAGCAACTCTCTTCTCATTTTCCCACCAACCAAAAATAGAAGTTAAAAGGAAGTTCTTATTCGAATACTGTATTATTGCATATATATCTCTTTGTTCCACCAGCACACTAACAAGTAACAACACAAAATTACTCAAGAAACTAGCCAACTCCACTACTAACAATGGTCGACGTGGACCGGAGGATGACGGGTCTGAACCCGGCTCACGTAGCCGGTCTAAGGCGACTCTCCGTCCGAGCCGCCGCCCCTCTTTCACCATCCGTCACCCTACGCAACGGCCTGCTCTCGTTCTCTTCCCTCGCAAACAAAGTCGCCACCCATCTCCGCAACTCAGGTATCCAGGTCGAACCGGGTCTCACCGACTCTGAGTTCGCCATCGCAGAGGCGGAATTTGGCTTCACCTTCCCGCCAGACCTCCGCGCCGTCTTGGCTGCCGGACTTCCCGTCGGCGCCGGATTTCCGGACTGGCGCGCCTCGGGCATCTCCCGCCAACTCCTCCGCTGCTCGCTGGAGCTCCCAGCTGCTGCGGTCTCCGTCCACGTGGCAAGAAACGCGATGTGGGCCAAGACGTGGGGCCCAAGGCCCAACGAGCAAACGAAGGCGTTATGTGTGGCCAGGAACGCGCTCAAGAGAGCGCCGATTCTTGTCCCAATCTTTGACCATTGCTACGTTCCATGCAACCCTTGCCTCGCTGGGAACCCTGTCTTCTTCATCGACGAGGAACGCATGTTCCGATGCGGCTTCGACCTCTCGGATTTCTTCGAGCGGGAGTCTCTGTTTCGAAGCTCCGACGCCGGGAATATGTCGTCACGGCGGAATTTCAATGTTTCCGGCGGAAAGAAGCCGCGGTGGATAGATTTCTGGAGCGACGCCGTCACGGACTTTCGTAGAAAATCGTCGTCGTCGGCGGCGATGGCTTCGCCGGAGAGGTTTTTGGACATTCGGCGGTGGAAAGTGCCGAAGGGCGTGGAGCAGTATATAGAGCGAATCGGGTCGTGTTTGAAGGACGGTGGATGGAGCGAATCTGAGGTATCAGAAATGGTTCAGGTTTCAGGTTCCGGTTTGGGCTTGGATCCAGGTTCGGATTTGTGTTCGGGTTTGGATAATCAGGGGGTATTAGATGCTTTGTTGTTGAAAGCAGATAGGTTCTCAGACTCGCTCCGGAATTCTGGGTGGAGCGCCGAAGAGGTTTCGGATGCTCTGTGGTTCGATTTTCAACCGGGGAAGGACCAGAAACCGGCTAAAAAGCTGTCATTTGAACAGGTTGAAAGGATTGGGAAACTGGCGGAATCAGTTTCCCGGTCACTATACGTGGAAATAGATTTAGGATCAGTTAAATAGTGGGATTTTTTTTCCCCTTTCTTTTTTGTCTGAGGCAGCGGCCAACGGCCAACGGTGGTATGCATATTTCCTTTTGTGAATATTTTTCGGAAATGCGAATCCATTGTTGGCCAACCGGGGTGTGCCTTCAAAACATATGTGGAAAATGATATAGCAACGTATATGGTCATCCTTATATGTAACCTCATATGTAAGCTAAATGAAAATGTTGATACTCAATAATCAATGGTTAGAGCAGCTTAAATAAGTACTAGTGTAAGATTTTAATTTAATACATACTTTGGACTCTTATTCgataatttgttattttttggtttttttctgTCATGCGCTGATTAACTTGTTGTAATTCTGTTACCATCCgaaaaagtttgaaaattttGAGACCTAAAGGAAAAAAGGACTTTTGTTTCTAGGTCCCACGGTGGGAGCCAACTATTCTTGTAGAGGTTGGCCGCTGTATAGCTCATCCGCCAATGAGTATCTGCAAGCTTTTTATCGAGATGAGTTATACTTAGACAATGAGAGGACAAGGAGTGGACACCTACAAAAGACACTCTAACACTCAAGTTAGTAAAAGAGTAATAAACTTTGCGAATTACAATGTGTCTTAACGATTTTTTTACCTTCCTgatatttgaaattaaaatgtatttagttatattttcgaaaatctcgtTTTTATGAGGAAtgataatattttaaaacattaTTATACATTTTCGTATAACcgaattataatatttataattgaGTTATAACGTTTTAGACGAATTATATCTGTAACATCAAAacttatgaaaaaaatattttttgttaaaaaatccTTTACTCGTCATTGTTactttttttatgtatttttttactattttcatATGTTTTTACTTCTTTTAATCTTCAAGATCAATTTATTTGTTGCTTAATTCAAAATATGAAAGGTCAGAAAgaatatgattaatttttagaATATGATTGgatagaatatttttaaatttcactttattttaaagatttaactaacttcaattctaaagatacatattaatattataaattaaaaaagtattttattaaaaatattaaaaaaattaaaaaataaaatattattttaatttttaaaatttgagtcaaattttgatttagtctttaatattttaaacgttttatttttattccaaaaaattttaaacaggTTCAATATTGTGATACAATTAAATTTACACAAATAATTAACAGAATGAATGACGTGAGCATCAACAACATTATTGTTAAGATATGTTGTTAAGTTATATCTGCTTCCTCTTTTCAATTTTCTTCTtgtaaaaaatttcaaattttatccaTCTGTTTTGTCGATTTTTAACAAATCGATGGTGGTTCAATTCTAATGGTCTGGGAGCGAAACCTACTCCTCTTTGCGGGTACCAATCCTTCTAAAAGTACATCAAAGTGTTTCCTATTAAATGAATTTcggaaataaaaataaattataccttgtgaattgaaagagaaataaAGAAGAGACAAAGTTTTCAAAAGGAAAATTgttcacaaataaaaataattgcattgaaattaaaagaaagcaataaaaagcctttgattgaatcaaaaGACTATAGCGTAAAAGATTAAAGTGCAAAAAGGATAAATTgtacaaagaaaataaagaacaattgagaaataaaattacttgaaaggttaaatttacaaaaaaagtaaattgagaAGATTAAAAGGTGAAAGAAATCCTACAGAAAAGTTACTCGATTGCAAACTCAGGAAGTCGCTGGAATGTGAGTATACTTGAGTGTTTTCTGAGTAAAAGTTCCAACCCTTATTCACT
Above is a genomic segment from Arachis stenosperma cultivar V10309 chromosome 1, arast.V10309.gnm1.PFL2, whole genome shotgun sequence containing:
- the LOC130942931 gene encoding uncharacterized protein LOC130942931 encodes the protein MVDVDRRMTGLNPAHVAGLRRLSVRAAAPLSPSVTLRNGLLSFSSLANKVATHLRNSGIQVEPGLTDSEFAIAEAEFGFTFPPDLRAVLAAGLPVGAGFPDWRASGISRQLLRCSLELPAAAVSVHVARNAMWAKTWGPRPNEQTKALCVARNALKRAPILVPIFDHCYVPCNPCLAGNPVFFIDEERMFRCGFDLSDFFERESLFRSSDAGNMSSRRNFNVSGGKKPRWIDFWSDAVTDFRRKSSSSAAMASPERFLDIRRWKVPKGVEQYIERIGSCLKDGGWSESEVSEMVQVSGSGLGLDPGSDLCSGLDNQGVLDALLLKADRFSDSLRNSGWSAEEVSDALWFDFQPGKDQKPAKKLSFEQVERIGKLAESVSRSLYVEIDLGSVK